A genomic window from Ananas comosus cultivar F153 linkage group 22, ASM154086v1, whole genome shotgun sequence includes:
- the LOC109727384 gene encoding eyes absent homolog 4: MDENGLISSDNGEVSSDNVKEQPRNVYIWDMDETLILLRSLLDGSYAGAFHGLKDTRKGVEIGKQWENHILQICDDYFFYEEIENYNEPFLNSLTEYDDGRDLSIYDFENDGFTSPFDDSNERKLAYRHRSIAEKYAKGVHDFLDQQTIKSWNDLYSSTDSYTDGWLSSAHALLEEVVEKNKVPTGNGPVSAGSKSQNINVLVTSGSLIPSLAKCLLYRLDDVIPCDNLYSSWEVGKLQCFRWIKARFDGPKVRFCVIGDGLEECEAARLMNWPFVKVDFRPNGIHRFPGLDMRTIQSYIDVVYGSPPQVEAESYEG; encoded by the exons ATGGATGAGAATGGTTTAATCTCTTCTGATAATGGAGAAGTTTCTTCCGATAATGTGAAAGAGCAACCTAGGAATGTGTACATATGGGACATGGATGAGACACTCATATTGTTGAGGTCTCTGTTGGATGGGTCCTATGCTGGAGCTTTTCATGGCTTGAAGGACACTAGAAAGGGTGTTGAAATTGGAAAGCAGTGGGAGAACCATATTCTTCAAATTTGTGACGATTACTTCTTCTATGAGGAG ATTGAGAACTACAATGAGCCCTTTCTCAATTCTTTGACTGAATATGATGATGGAAGAGACTTGTCGATTTATGACTTTGAAAATGACGGCTTTACTTCTCCTTTTGATGATTCCAATGAAAGGAAGCTTGCTTACCGTCACCGTTCTATTGCAGAGAAATATGCTAAG GGTGTGCATGATTTTCTTGaccaacaaacaataaaaaGCTGGAATGATTTGTACAGCTCTACTGACAGTTATACTGATGGTTGGCTTTCTTCAG CGCACGCTTTATTGGAGGAAGTTGTGGAGAAGAATAAGGTTCCAACCGGAAATGGCCCTGTATCGGCTGGATCGAAAAGCCAAAATATTAACGTCCTAGTTACATCGGGATCATTAATTCCCAGTCTTGCGAAGTGCTTGCTTTACCGCCTGGATGATGTAATACCTTGTGATAATC TTTACAGCTCTTGGGAAGTGGGGAAGCTGCAGTGCTTCAGGTGGATCAAGGCGCGCTTCGACGGCCCAAAAGTCCGGTTCTGTGTGATCGGAGACGGGCTCGAAGAATGTGAAGCCGCACGATTGATGAATTGGCCGTTCGTCAAAGTAGATTTTCGGCCCAATGGAATTCATAGGTTTCCGGGCCTAGACATGAGGACAATTCAGAGCTACATCGATGTGGTATACGGGTCGCCACCACAAGTTGAAGCCGAAAGCTATGAAGGTTGA